In the Euphorbia lathyris chromosome 5, ddEupLath1.1, whole genome shotgun sequence genome, one interval contains:
- the LOC136229320 gene encoding AP-1 complex subunit mu-2: MAGAASALFLLDIKGRVLVWRDYRGDVSAVQAERFFTKLIEKEGDPQSQDPVVYDNGVSYMFIQHSNVYLMTASRQNCNAAGLISFLHRVVDVFKHYFEELEEESLRDNFVVVYELLDEMMDFGYPQYTEARILSEFIKTDAYRMETTQRPPMAVTNAVSWRSEGILYKKNEVFLDVVESVNILVNSNGQVIRSDVVGALKMRTYLSGMPECKLGLNDRVLLEAQGRATKGKAIDLEDIKFHQCVRLARFENDRTISFIPPDGAFDLMTYRLSTQVKPLIWVEAQVERHSRSRVEIMVKARSQFKERSTATNVEIELPVPTDASNPNVRTSMGSASYAPENDALMWKIKSFPGGKEYMLRAEFHLPSITAEEGVPERKAPIRVKFEIPYFTVSGIQVRYLKIIEKSGYQALPWVRYITMAGEYELRLI; this comes from the exons ATGGCTGGAGCAGCCTCTGCTCTGTTTCTCTTGGACATAAAAGGGCGCGTTTTAGTGTGGCGAGATTACCGTGGGGATGTTTCCGCCGTTCAAGCCGAACGTTTCTTCACCAAGCTGATCGAGAAAGAG GGAGATCCGCAGTCTCAAGATCCTGTTGTGTATGATAATGGAGTCAGTTACATGTTTATACAGCACAGCAACGTTTACCTCATGACTGCGTCGCGGCAGAATTGCAATGCTGCTGGTCTCATCTCCTTTCTCCATCGCGTAGTCGAT GTTTTTAAGCATTATTTCGAAGAATTAGAGGAGGAATCACTTAGGGATAACTTTGTAGTGGTG TATGAGTTACTTGATGAAATGATGGACTTTGGCTACCCTCAGTATACTGAGGCAAGAATCCTTAGTGAATTTATCAAGACGGATGCCTACAGAATGGAAACTACACAGAGGCCTCCCATGGCGGTCACAAATGCAGTCTCTTGGCGCAGTGAAGGGatattatacaaaaagaatgaa gttttcttGGATGTGGTGGAAAGCGTTAATATACTTGTCAACAGCAATGGACAAGTAATTAGGTCAGATGTTGTCGGCGCACTCAAGATGAGAACTTATTTGAG TGGCATGCCTGAGTGCAAGCTGGGCCTGAACGATAGAGTATTATTGGAGGCCCAAGGTCGTGCAACAAAGGGAAAGGCAATTGATTTGGAGGACATTAAATTTCATCA ATGTGTTCGTTTGGCTCGATTTGAGAATGATCGCACAATATCCTTCATACCACCTGATGGGGCTTTTGATCTGATGACATATAGACTCAGTACTCAG GTTAAGCCTCTGATTTGGGTGGAAGCTCAAGTTGAAAGGCATTCAAGAAGTCGTGTTGAGATTATGGTAAAAGCTAGAAGTCAGTTCAAGGAACGGAG CACTGCAACAAATGTTGAGATTGAGTTACCTGTGCCAACTGATGCTTCCAATCCTAATGTTCGGACATCAATGGGGTCTGCATCATATGCACCTGAAAATGATGCATTAATGTGGAAAATTAAATCTTTTCCTGGTGGAAAG GAGTACATGCTGAGGGCAGAGTTCCATCTTCCAAGTATAACTGCTGAAGAAGGAGTTCCTGAGAGAAAAGCTCCAATACGCGTTAAATTTGAGATACCGTATTTTACTGTTTCAGGGATACAG GTTCGGTACCTGAAGATAATCGAGAAAAGTGGCTACCAGGCGCTACCGTGGGTGAGGTATATAACTATGGCTGGTGAATACGAGCTTAGACTCATTTGA
- the LOC136230729 gene encoding putative disease resistance protein At1g58400, with protein MPLIRVTGVVSDDTEDSLIEDMLKRKPQIHQGSTFPTSSSITSNREENSCSETPISNYVKLPDHLKSCFDYCCMFPYSIERGKLIRLLLAEDLVPVKPGEIMEHTAENIVTELIISGMLQQKLDRSEDELTVPISYRWLSIIQVQKQDFVTHAAGLLRAVIRVDSKGINPKMKSLPFRSLFVLTAERCGSSSPGSPRGLSRASMETICRFQFEFLLVLDLDGKVEYLPNEIGELVHLKYLGLVNSKLNELPQTIGNLQKLQTLDIRMSGYLRELPVQVLNIHQLRHLLMSTSYNDGEVRVPKGIKTLVNLYTCSGVYAGDGIASELSCLTELRELGVKRVTDEHASELFAAIMKMEKLISLTLEAEESYFEDEWFSLFPEFESFSPPTHLRELHLRGGLVETPIWLASMSSLTKLTLSSSNLQDERSIWGFQFLPKLKHLTLWEAFEGKKIGKEFCAAGGFQELQSLIIDSNFIVEWSEIENGAFPKLKCLNLRCYKLRFLPEGLENIATLEELCITPLHEDLAYRLRGEENYKIKHISKLTASPRLITRLPACFYSGSPQDVLLHV; from the coding sequence ATGCCTCTGATCAGGGTCACCGGTGTCGTCTCCGACGATACCGAAGACTCCCTCATAGAAGATATGCTGAAAAGGAAACCTCAAATTCACCAAGGAAGCACCTTTCCCACATCAAGTAGTATCACTAGCAATAGAGAAGAGAATTCATGTTCAGAAACTCCAATATCAAACTATGTTAAACTTCCTGATCATCTCAAGTCTTGCTTTGATTATTGCTGTATGTTCCCATATTCGATAGAGAGAGGAAAACTAATTCGGCTTTTGTTGGCTGAAGATCTGGTACCAGTAAAACCCGGGGAGATCATGGAACATACAGCAGAAAACATTGTCACAGAGTTAATCATCTCAGGAATGCTTCAACAAAAACTGGATAGAAGTGAGGATGAACTAACAGTACCTATCTCCTACCGCTGGCTGTCGATTATTCAAGTGCAGAAACAAGATTTTGTCACCCATGCTGCAGGTTTACTTCGTGCAGTGATCCGTGTTGACAGTAAAGGCATCAACCCCAAAATGAAAAGCCTTCCATTTCGTTCGCTGTTTGTACTTACAGCTGAGCGTTGTGGATCATCATCTCCGGGGTCTCCTAGAGGCCTATCTCGGGCTTCCATGGAAACAATTTGCAGGTTCCAGTTCGAGTTCCTGCTGGTGTTGGATTTGGATGGTAAGGTTGAGTATTTGCCTAATGAAATAGGTGAGTTAGTTCATCTGAAATACTTAGGCTTGGTTAACTCAAAACTCAATGAACTTCCACAGACAATAGGCAATCTTCAAAAACTGCAGACTTTGGACATCAGAATGTCCGGATACCTGCGAGAATTACCAGTACAAGTTCTAAACATTCACCAGTTGAGGCACTTACTGATGTCCACATCTTACAATGATGGCGAAGTTCGTGTCCCGAAAGGTATAAAAACATTGGTGAATCTTTATACTTGCAGTGGTGTTTATGCTGGAGATGGCATTGCTAGTGAATTGAGTTGCTTAACCGAACTAAGAGAACTCGGGGTTAAACGTGTAACTGATGAACATGCCAGTGAGCTATTTGCAGCCATCATGAAGATGGAAAAACTCATCTCCTTAACACTTGAAGCAGAAGAAAGCTACTTCGAAGATGAATGGTTTTCGCTTTTTCCTGAATTCGAATCATTTTCGCCTCCAACTCATCTTCGAGAACTTCATTTACGTGGCGGCCTAGTTGAAACTCCCATCTGGCTAGCCTCCATGTCAAGCCTTACCAAGTTAACTTTAAGCTCCTCCAATCTGCAAGATGAGAGGTCAATTTGGGGGTTTCAGTTTCTTCCGAAACTAAAACATCTTACGCTATGGGAAGCCTTCGAAGGGAAGAAGATTGGCAAGGAATTTTGCGCCGCAGGCGGGTTTCAGGAGCTGCAAAGTTTGATAATTGATTCTAATTTTATAGTGGAGTGGAGTGAGATTGAGAATGGTGCATTTCCAAAACTAAAATGTTTGAATTTGAGATGTTACAAGTTGAGGTTTCTTCCTGAAGGATTAGAAAACATTGCTACACTTGAGGAACTGTGTATTACTCCATTGCATGAAGACTTGGCTTACAGATTAAGGGGTGAAGAGAATTACAAGATCAAACACATTTCCAAACTTACAGCTTCTCCTCGACTTATAACAAGACTTCCAGCATGTTTTTATTCCGGAAGTCCACAGGATGTGCTGCTCCATGTCTGA